In Macadamia integrifolia cultivar HAES 741 unplaced genomic scaffold, SCU_Mint_v3 scaffold1851, whole genome shotgun sequence, one DNA window encodes the following:
- the LOC122065004 gene encoding branched-chain-amino-acid aminotransferase 2, chloroplastic-like isoform X1, with translation MMLQRISTFAVWFSFQDMVTRFPRFDFVFSKSSSLLYLRARGLPTSSFFTSQAAASLQSVGDPATYRGDDEYADLSWDDLGYGLVPTDYIYMMKCSDNEKFSPGELSRFGRIELSPASGILNHVQGLFEGLKAYRKEDGRVLLFHPEQNAMRTKMGAERMCMTSPSIEQFVDAVKQMALANQCWVPPSGKGSLYIRPLLMGSGAMLGLAPAPEYTFVIYASPVGNYFKLEGLAPINLLVEDEYHRATPGGTGGVKSISNYAPVLKAQTRAKSNGFSDVLFLDSVTKKHLEEVASCNVFV, from the exons atgATGTTGCAGAGGATATCAACCTTCGcggtttggttttcttttcaaGATATGGTCACTCGTTTTCCaaggtttgattttgttttctccAAAAGCTCTTCACTACTGTATCTTCGAGCGAGGGGCCTGCCAACTTCCTCA TTCTTTACATCTCAGGCGGCTGCTTCTTTGCAATCAGTGGGTGACCCTGCTACTTACAG GGGAGATGATGAATATGCTGATTTGAGCTGGGATGACCTCGGATACGGTCTTGTGCCCACCGATTATATTTACATGATGAAATGTTCAGATAATGAGAAGTTCTCACCTGGTGAACTCAGTCGCTTTGGTAGGATTGAGTTGAGCCCAGCATCTGGAATCTTAAATCATGTGCAG GGGCTGTTTGAAGGTCTAAAAGCTTACCGGAAAGAAGATGGTCGTGTGCTTCTGTTTCACCCGGAACAGAATGCTATGCGTACGAAGATGGGTGCCGAGAGAATGTGCATGACGTCACCCTCTATTGAGCAATTTGTTGATGCAGTGAAGCAAATGGCTCTTGCCAACCAGTGTTGG GTTCCACCGTCAGGGAAGGGGTCTTTGTATATTCGACCTTTGCTTATGGGAAGTGGAGCTATGCTGGGTTTGGCACCAGCTCCTGAATACACATTCGTCATATATGCTTCACCTGTTGGCAATTATTTCAAATTA GAAGGTTTGGCTCCCATCAACTTGCTTGTGGAAGATGAATATCATCGTGCCACCCCTGGTGGAACTGGAGGTGTGAAATCCATATCCAACTATGCGCCG GTTCTGAAAGCGCAAACTCGGGCAAAGAGTAACGGATTTTCTGATGTTTTATTCCTAGACTCCGTGACAAAGAAACATCTGGAGGAGGTCGCTTCTTGTAATGTTTTTGTGTGA
- the LOC122065006 gene encoding protein CROWDED NUCLEI 4-like encodes MESSQQERLAIILGGTSSKARSPPGSRVLEPSTPVARNGGTGTPLADETIWKRLREAGFDEDSIKRRDKAALIAYVAKLEAEIYDYQYQMGLLILERKEWVSKYEQVKASADAAEINHKREQAARSTALAEAMFREETLKKALGVEKECIANIEKTLHEMRAELSETKIAAESKMAQAQSMIEHAQKKDTEAETKLHAAEALQAERSRYDRAAERKLQEVEAREDELRRRLISFYSDRDAKEKEISLERKSLCESQRVLKQGQDQLLDGQALLNQREEYILGRSQELNCREKELDTLKENIENKYRAFNEGKSNLDLKMTALSKREEAVIEREALLSNKEKELLILHEKLASKEYDEIQRLIAKNEIALAKRKSDFETELEVKRKQMEDEIETKRRGYELREVDLNQKEELIQEKEDDLEVHSRALIEREQDLAERSKLLEEKEKSLNKAEKEVELEKISMEKEREEINNMRLDLQKSIDSLENKRKQVQEAQEKLEAMKSERAELLILEMKLKEEIDCIRAQKLELMTEADELKAEKAKFETEWEMIDEKREELRKEAERIAEEREAVSKLLKEERDSLKLEKDALQDQLKNDVESISSEHQTFISKMEHEHSEWFSKIQQERADFVLDIEMQKKELESRIDKRREEIENYLREREEAFEEEKARELRHLSSLKERVTKELEDIALEMKRLENDRIEINLDREQREREWADIRNAIEELQIQREKLKNQRVLLHADREAIHIQIQHLKKLEDVKIASENVASDMHLGDFKNSRRRFPAKKCLNIPTTLQITEEKSHLSKEAICDASKLGLLCKQEAYNISPPSSTPLSWLKRCTELIFKHYPEKPAVKHGEQMLASEFKDANLNLLESEYSQNTQKNLLAQLENIEDLRSTENDSTEKKLNRTHPLASVLEEDKVILEVPAVSKDGRGTHNLASACGTDVAENCVDSVSEECHPPGRKRLLNASSYDHVDTELKKMQNNKKRRQQKGASETPCVTSMRPVSLDENYCIEHSAEQEKGVCLQNQVPAFNPDGPQGGEPEKQANYHRVGNDISSCGLKTQKRIHEETLLDADEELLRQHNLSQSEVMRSSPKLNDQVKSKQENGGKIDEMTEDVAT; translated from the exons ATGGAGAGTTCTCAACAGGAAAGACTAGCGATCATTCTTGGTGGTACAAGTAGTAAAGCTAGATCTCCTCCTGGTTCTAGGGTTTTAGAACCTTCAACTCCAGTTGCAAGAAATGGCGGAACAGGAACTCCTCTTGCGGATGAAACCATCTGGAAGCGACTCCGTGAGGCTGGCTTCGATGAGGATTCCATCAAACGTAGGGATAAGGCTGCTCTCATTGCCTATGTTGCTAAACTCGAAGCTGAG ATTTATGACTATCAGTATCAAATGGGTCTTCTCATATTGGAAagaaaggaatgggtatctaaGTATGAACAAGTTAAAGCTTCAGCAGATGCAGCTGAAATTAATCATAAACGTGAACAAGCTGCACGTTCAACTGCTTTAGCTGAAGCCATGTTCCGAGAAGAGACTTTAAAGAAGGCTTTGGGAGTTGAAAAAGAGTGTATAGCAAAT ATTGAGAAGACCTTACATGAGATGCGTGCCGAATTATCCGAAACAAAAATTGCGGCGGAGAGTAAGATGGCTCAGGCACAAAGTATGATAGAGCATGCTCAGAAAAAAGATACTGAGGCAGAGACGAAGCTACATGCTGCTGAAGCTTTGCAAGCAGAGCGTAGTCGGTATGATCGTGCTGCAGAAAGGAAACTGCAGGAAGTTGAAGCACGTGAAGATGAACTTCGTAGACGTCTCATATCTTTTTATTCTGA TCGTGACGCTAAAGAGAAGGAAATCAGTCTTGAGCGAAAATCATTATGCGAAAGCCAAAGAGTTTTGAAGCAAGGACAAGATCAATTACTTGATGGTCAGGCCCTGCTGAACCAAAGGGAAGAATACATCTTAGGAAGGTCTCAAGAATTGAATTGTCGTGAAAAGGAGTTGGACaccttaaaagaaaatattgagaACAAATATAGGGCATTTAATGAGGGAAAATCCAATTTGGACCTGAAAATGACTGCCCTTTCAAAAAGAGAAGAG GCTGTCATTGAAAGGGAAGCACTACTCAGCAATAAAGAGAAAGAGCTACTGATTCTACACGAAAAGCTTGCAAGCAAGGAATAT GATGAGATTCAAAGACTCATAGCTAAAAATGAAATTGCCCTCGCAAAGAGGAAGTCTGACTTTGAAACAGAGCTGGAAGTAAAGCGCAAGCAAATGGAGGATGAAATTGAAACCAAGAGACGGGGCTATGAGTTGAGGGAGGTTGATCTTAATCAGAAGGAGGAACTAATCCAGGAGAAGGAGGATGACCTTGAAGTTCACTCAAGAGCACTAATAGAAAGAGAGCAGGATTTAGCAGAGAGGTCAAAATTActtgaggagaaagaaaaaagtctTAACAAAGCTGAAAAAGAGgtagaattggagaagataagtatggagaaagaaagagaagagatcaATAATATGAGGTTGGACCTTCAGAAGTCTATTGATTCACtggaaaacaaaaggaaacaaGTCCAGGAAGCGCAAGAAAAGTTAGAGGCCATGAAGAGTGAAAGGGCAGAGTTACTGATCCTAGAGATGAAACTTAAGGAAGAAATTGATTGTATCAGGGCTCAGAAGCTTGAGTTGATGACTGAAGCAGATGAACTGAAAGCAGAGAAGGCAAAGTTTGAAACTGAGTGGGAGAtgattgatgaaaaaagggaagaactaCGAAAAGAAGCAGAACGTATTGCCGAGGAGAGAGAAGCAGTTTCCAAGTTGCTCAAAGAAGAACGTGACAGCCTAAAATTGGAGAAGGATGCACTTCAGGATCAATTAAAAAATGATGTGGAATCTATTTCCAGTGAGCACCAAACCTTCATCAGTAAGATGGAGCATGAGCATTCAGAGTGGTTTAGCAAGATTCAGCAAGAGCGTGCTGATTTTGTTCTCGACATTGAGATGCAGAAGAAGGAGTTGGAAAGTCGCATTGATAAGAGAAGGGAGGAAATAGAAAATTATttaagagagagggaggaagcctttgaggaagaaaaagcCAGAGAACTTCGTCATCTCAGTTCTCTGAAAGAAAGAGTCACAAAAGAATTGGAAGACATTGCTTTGGAGATGAAAAGACTTGAGAATGACAGAATAGAGATCAACCTTGATCGGGAGCAAAGGGAAAGGGAATGGGCTGATATCAGAAATGCCATTGAAGAACTGCAGATACAAAGGGAAAAACTGAAGAACCAGCGGGTATTATTGCATGCTGATAGAGAAGCAATTCATATCCAAATCCAACATCTTAAAAAGTTGGAGGATGTGAAAATTGCATCAGAAAATGTGGCATCAGATATGCATCTAGGTGATTTCAAGAATAGCAGAAGAAGGTTTCCTGCCAAGAAATGCTTAAATATACCAACTACTTTACAGATTACTGAGGAAAAATCCCATCTATCAAAAGAGGCTATTTGTGATGCCTCTAAGCTGGGGTTGCTTTGTAAGCAAGAAGCATATAATATTTCACCTCCTAGCTCTACCCCACTTTCATGGCTGAAACGATGTACTGAATTGATATTCAAACATTATCCTGAAAAGCCTGCAGTTAAGCATGGAGAACAGATGCTTGCATCTGAGTTCAAGGATGCAAATTTGAATTTACTAGAGAGTGAATATTCTCAAAATACTCAGAAAAATTTGTTGGCACAATTAGAGAATATTGAGGACCTGAGATCCACAGAAAATGATAGCACAGAGAAAAAGTTGAACAGGACACATCCTTTGGCTTCTGTCCTTGAAGAGGACAAAGTGATACTTGAAGTGCCTGCTGTTAGCAAGGATGGAAGAGGTACACATAATTTGGCATCTGCATGTGGAACAGATGTAGCTGAAAATTGTGTCGACTCAGTTTCTGAAGAGTGTCATCCCCCTGGAAGAAAAAGACTTCTAAATGCTTCCTCTTATGATCATGTTGATACAGAATTAAAGAAAATGCAGAATAATAAGAAACGGAGGCAACAAAAGGGTGCCTCAGAGACCCCATG TGTGACCTCGATGCGACCAGTCTCTCTAGATGAAAATTATTGCATTGAACATTCAGCGGAACAAGAGAAAGGGGTCTGTTTGCAGAATCAAGTACCAGCATTTAACCCGGATGGTCCTCAAGGTGGAGAACCAGAAAAACAAGCTAATTATCATCGGGTAGGGAATGATATCTCATCTTGTGGCTTGAAGACACAAAAGAGGATACATGAAGAGACACTGTTGGATGCTGATGAAGAACTGTTAAGGCAGCATAATCTG TCTCAAAGTGAAGTTATGAGGAGCAGTCCCAAGCTTAATGATCAAGTCAAGTCAAAACAAGAGAATGGAGGAAAAATAGATGAAATGACTGAAGATGTGGCAACTTGA
- the LOC122065009 gene encoding basic form of pathogenesis-related protein 1-like translates to MPQLHCLTYLSVHYIISTGGPRSSSICFITPVFRSRNLKYSHKKMGLCKLQSTLTALLCLNSLLALMIPYSLAQNNPQDYLDAHNTVRAQVGVGPMTWDNEVAAYAHKYANQRVGDCDLVHSEGPYGENLAIGGAGTDAINMWVSEKPYYDYNSNSCKGDECLHYTQVVWRESVRLGCARLKCHKDNEEFFVICSYDPPGNIEGLRPY, encoded by the exons ATGCCCCAGCTCCACTGCCTCACATATCTGAGCGTACACTATATTatcag TACCGGCGGCCCAAGGAGTAGTAGCATTTGCTTTATAACTCCTGTCTTCCGATCAAGAAACCTAAAGTATTCTCACAAGAAGATGGGTTTGTGCAAGCTTCAAAGCACACTTACAGCTCTCCTCTGTCTCAACAGCTTATTAGCTCTGATGATCCCTTATTCCCTAGCCCAAAATAACCCACAAGACTACCTTGACGCCCACAACACAGTCCGAGCACAGGTAGGGGTTGGCCCCATGACATGGGACAATGAGGTAGCAGCATACGCACACAAATATGCTAACCAGAGAGTCGGAGATTGCGATCTGGTGCATTCTGAGGGACCATATGGGGAGAACTTAGCCATCGGCGGCGCCGGAACTGATGCCATCAACATGTGGGTCTCCGAGAAACCATACTATGACTACAATTCCAACTCCTGCAAAGGGGATGAGTGTCTTCACTATACTCAGGTGGTTTGGCGTGAATCAGTTCGTCTTGGGTGTGCAAGGTTGAAGTGCCATAAGGACAATGAGGAGTTCTTCGTTATCTGTAGTTATGATCCCCCAGGCAACATTGAAGGCCTGCGTCCTTACTAG
- the LOC122065004 gene encoding branched-chain-amino-acid aminotransferase 2, chloroplastic-like isoform X2: MMLQRISTFAVWFSFQDMVTRFPRFDFVFSKSSSLLYLRARGLPTSSFFTSQAAASLQSVGDPATYRGDDEYADLSWDDLGYGLVPTDYIYMMKCSDNEKFSPGELSRFGRIELSPASGILNHVQGLFEGLKAYRKEDGRVLLFHPEQNAMRTKMGAERMCMTSPSIEQFVDAVKQMALANQCWVPPSGKGSLYIRPLLMGSGAMLGLAPAPEYTFVIYASPVGNYFKEGLAPINLLVEDEYHRATPGGTGGVKSISNYAPVLKAQTRAKSNGFSDVLFLDSVTKKHLEEVASCNVFV, from the exons atgATGTTGCAGAGGATATCAACCTTCGcggtttggttttcttttcaaGATATGGTCACTCGTTTTCCaaggtttgattttgttttctccAAAAGCTCTTCACTACTGTATCTTCGAGCGAGGGGCCTGCCAACTTCCTCA TTCTTTACATCTCAGGCGGCTGCTTCTTTGCAATCAGTGGGTGACCCTGCTACTTACAG GGGAGATGATGAATATGCTGATTTGAGCTGGGATGACCTCGGATACGGTCTTGTGCCCACCGATTATATTTACATGATGAAATGTTCAGATAATGAGAAGTTCTCACCTGGTGAACTCAGTCGCTTTGGTAGGATTGAGTTGAGCCCAGCATCTGGAATCTTAAATCATGTGCAG GGGCTGTTTGAAGGTCTAAAAGCTTACCGGAAAGAAGATGGTCGTGTGCTTCTGTTTCACCCGGAACAGAATGCTATGCGTACGAAGATGGGTGCCGAGAGAATGTGCATGACGTCACCCTCTATTGAGCAATTTGTTGATGCAGTGAAGCAAATGGCTCTTGCCAACCAGTGTTGG GTTCCACCGTCAGGGAAGGGGTCTTTGTATATTCGACCTTTGCTTATGGGAAGTGGAGCTATGCTGGGTTTGGCACCAGCTCCTGAATACACATTCGTCATATATGCTTCACCTGTTGGCAATTATTTCAAA GAAGGTTTGGCTCCCATCAACTTGCTTGTGGAAGATGAATATCATCGTGCCACCCCTGGTGGAACTGGAGGTGTGAAATCCATATCCAACTATGCGCCG GTTCTGAAAGCGCAAACTCGGGCAAAGAGTAACGGATTTTCTGATGTTTTATTCCTAGACTCCGTGACAAAGAAACATCTGGAGGAGGTCGCTTCTTGTAATGTTTTTGTGTGA
- the LOC122065004 gene encoding branched-chain-amino-acid aminotransferase 2, chloroplastic-like isoform X3: protein MMLQRISTFAVWFSFQDMVTRFPRFDFVFSKSSSLLYLRARGLPTSSFFTSQAAASLQSVGDPATYRGDDEYADLSWDDLGYGLVPTDYIYMMKCSDNEKFSPGELSRFGRIELSPASGILNHVQGLFEGLKAYRKEDGRVLLFHPEQNAMRTKMGAERMCMTSPSIEQFVDAVKQMALANQCWVPPSGKGSLYIRPLLMGSGAMLGLAPAPEYTFVIYASPEGLAPINLLVEDEYHRATPGGTGGVKSISNYAPVLKAQTRAKSNGFSDVLFLDSVTKKHLEEVASCNVFV, encoded by the exons atgATGTTGCAGAGGATATCAACCTTCGcggtttggttttcttttcaaGATATGGTCACTCGTTTTCCaaggtttgattttgttttctccAAAAGCTCTTCACTACTGTATCTTCGAGCGAGGGGCCTGCCAACTTCCTCA TTCTTTACATCTCAGGCGGCTGCTTCTTTGCAATCAGTGGGTGACCCTGCTACTTACAG GGGAGATGATGAATATGCTGATTTGAGCTGGGATGACCTCGGATACGGTCTTGTGCCCACCGATTATATTTACATGATGAAATGTTCAGATAATGAGAAGTTCTCACCTGGTGAACTCAGTCGCTTTGGTAGGATTGAGTTGAGCCCAGCATCTGGAATCTTAAATCATGTGCAG GGGCTGTTTGAAGGTCTAAAAGCTTACCGGAAAGAAGATGGTCGTGTGCTTCTGTTTCACCCGGAACAGAATGCTATGCGTACGAAGATGGGTGCCGAGAGAATGTGCATGACGTCACCCTCTATTGAGCAATTTGTTGATGCAGTGAAGCAAATGGCTCTTGCCAACCAGTGTTGG GTTCCACCGTCAGGGAAGGGGTCTTTGTATATTCGACCTTTGCTTATGGGAAGTGGAGCTATGCTGGGTTTGGCACCAGCTCCTGAATACACATTCGTCATATATGCTTCACCT GAAGGTTTGGCTCCCATCAACTTGCTTGTGGAAGATGAATATCATCGTGCCACCCCTGGTGGAACTGGAGGTGTGAAATCCATATCCAACTATGCGCCG GTTCTGAAAGCGCAAACTCGGGCAAAGAGTAACGGATTTTCTGATGTTTTATTCCTAGACTCCGTGACAAAGAAACATCTGGAGGAGGTCGCTTCTTGTAATGTTTTTGTGTGA
- the LOC122065004 gene encoding branched-chain-amino-acid aminotransferase 2, chloroplastic-like isoform X4 — translation MMLQRISTFAVWFSFQDMVTRFPRFDFVFSKSSSLLYLRARGLPTSSFFTSQAAASLQSVGDPATYRGDDEYADLSWDDLGYGLVPTDYIYMMKCSDNEKFSPGELSRFGRIELSPASGILNHVQGLFEGLKAYRKEDGRVLLFHPEQNAMRTKMGAERMCMTSPSIEQFVDAVKQMALANQCWVPPSGKGSLYIRPLLMGSGAMLGLAPAPEYTFVIYASPVGNYFKVLKAQTRAKSNGFSDVLFLDSVTKKHLEEVASCNVFV, via the exons atgATGTTGCAGAGGATATCAACCTTCGcggtttggttttcttttcaaGATATGGTCACTCGTTTTCCaaggtttgattttgttttctccAAAAGCTCTTCACTACTGTATCTTCGAGCGAGGGGCCTGCCAACTTCCTCA TTCTTTACATCTCAGGCGGCTGCTTCTTTGCAATCAGTGGGTGACCCTGCTACTTACAG GGGAGATGATGAATATGCTGATTTGAGCTGGGATGACCTCGGATACGGTCTTGTGCCCACCGATTATATTTACATGATGAAATGTTCAGATAATGAGAAGTTCTCACCTGGTGAACTCAGTCGCTTTGGTAGGATTGAGTTGAGCCCAGCATCTGGAATCTTAAATCATGTGCAG GGGCTGTTTGAAGGTCTAAAAGCTTACCGGAAAGAAGATGGTCGTGTGCTTCTGTTTCACCCGGAACAGAATGCTATGCGTACGAAGATGGGTGCCGAGAGAATGTGCATGACGTCACCCTCTATTGAGCAATTTGTTGATGCAGTGAAGCAAATGGCTCTTGCCAACCAGTGTTGG GTTCCACCGTCAGGGAAGGGGTCTTTGTATATTCGACCTTTGCTTATGGGAAGTGGAGCTATGCTGGGTTTGGCACCAGCTCCTGAATACACATTCGTCATATATGCTTCACCTGTTGGCAATTATTTCAAA GTTCTGAAAGCGCAAACTCGGGCAAAGAGTAACGGATTTTCTGATGTTTTATTCCTAGACTCCGTGACAAAGAAACATCTGGAGGAGGTCGCTTCTTGTAATGTTTTTGTGTGA